In Dyadobacter subterraneus, a single genomic region encodes these proteins:
- a CDS encoding type VI secretion system Vgr family protein — translation MARQVNTSIEIEGGIQIKRHLGLTIEQDLFNHHSFELLVPFDQLEKQGEHFFSQSHRNVMGKKITFSFSPRLDQESFDFTFQGIVTEIRLRSLSDMSSAFVLKGFSPTIVLEDTVQRRSFLRGTVQDIFNNVLQPYPQNLLKKQLNPENGGRQVPFIQYNESNFRFLSRVADRCCEWFYYNGKELVLGHGNDSSEVDFLVDGLQNFDVALLLHPSKFNYQSYNYTKAETFTGQSSQQNVSGLTSLSEFALEQSDNLFAQNALLEVPEIVSGQSEIDELTKMERSARVTSMVDFRGTGELPTMSVGTVLAVKGQRLNERGEKYEENFGKYRVVHIRHEVNTAGSYQNSFKAVPESAQHPPNNPNVHNPLGENEQAEVIANDDKENLGRIRVKFMWGQAKQQDQESIWIRVGSMHNAQGKGINFVPEVGALVMIGYEGNLAEKPFVVTTLYPKPEDDTYYTHDNNDLKVIGTRSGNVIIFSDKEGDAQLQIRNINNDGTEMTFSFKDDGKIHLEVTDGLIEIKSKDLTIEATNNISIKADQKLELQGNEISIKATKELKAESTAGAEIKAGSELKLEGTVSAKLKATQVSVEADAMAEVKSNGPAMIKGMPVMLN, via the coding sequence ATGGCACGGCAGGTTAATACTTCCATAGAAATTGAAGGAGGAATCCAGATCAAACGTCATTTGGGACTGACGATTGAACAGGATTTGTTCAACCATCACAGCTTTGAGCTTTTGGTACCTTTTGATCAGCTTGAAAAACAGGGAGAACATTTTTTCAGCCAGTCGCACCGTAATGTGATGGGCAAAAAAATTACCTTTTCTTTCAGTCCAAGGCTCGATCAGGAATCTTTTGATTTCACTTTTCAGGGAATCGTCACAGAAATTCGTTTGCGGAGCCTTAGTGATATGAGCAGCGCATTTGTGCTCAAAGGTTTCAGTCCCACTATCGTTTTGGAAGATACCGTGCAGCGCAGATCGTTTTTGAGAGGAACAGTTCAGGATATTTTTAATAATGTTTTGCAGCCGTACCCTCAAAATTTGCTCAAAAAACAATTAAATCCTGAAAATGGCGGACGTCAGGTACCTTTTATTCAATACAATGAAAGCAATTTCAGGTTTCTAAGCCGGGTTGCGGACCGGTGCTGTGAGTGGTTTTATTATAATGGAAAGGAACTGGTTTTGGGTCATGGAAATGATTCCAGCGAAGTTGATTTCCTGGTTGATGGTTTGCAGAATTTTGACGTCGCGCTGCTTCTGCATCCATCAAAATTTAATTACCAAAGTTATAATTATACCAAAGCAGAAACTTTTACGGGACAATCTTCCCAGCAAAATGTAAGCGGACTGACGTCGCTCAGTGAGTTTGCACTGGAACAATCCGATAATCTTTTTGCCCAAAATGCACTGCTGGAAGTACCTGAAATTGTTTCCGGACAAAGTGAGATTGATGAATTGACGAAAATGGAACGGTCGGCCCGGGTAACTTCGATGGTTGATTTCCGGGGCACAGGAGAACTTCCAACCATGAGCGTTGGAACTGTTCTGGCGGTAAAGGGACAGCGATTGAATGAACGCGGAGAAAAATATGAGGAGAATTTTGGCAAGTATCGTGTCGTACATATCCGCCACGAGGTCAATACCGCAGGAAGTTATCAAAATTCTTTCAAAGCCGTTCCCGAATCGGCCCAGCATCCTCCAAACAATCCAAATGTGCATAATCCTTTGGGAGAGAATGAGCAGGCGGAAGTTATTGCCAATGATGATAAGGAAAATCTAGGCCGCATCCGGGTGAAATTTATGTGGGGGCAGGCTAAACAGCAGGATCAGGAATCGATCTGGATCCGTGTAGGCAGCATGCATAACGCACAGGGAAAAGGGATCAATTTTGTACCGGAAGTCGGGGCGTTAGTGATGATTGGCTACGAGGGTAATCTGGCTGAAAAACCATTTGTCGTCACCACACTTTACCCTAAGCCAGAAGATGATACATATTACACGCACGACAACAATGACTTGAAGGTGATTGGGACAAGGTCAGGAAACGTGATCATTTTTTCAGATAAGGAAGGTGATGCCCAGTTGCAGATTCGAAATATTAACAATGACGGTACAGAAATGACTTTCAGCTTTAAGGATGATGGCAAAATTCATCTGGAAGTAACAGACGGGCTGATCGAAATCAAATCAAAAGACCTGACGATTGAAGCCACTAATAATATTTCCATTAAAGCCGATCAAAAACTGGAATTGCAGGGAAATGAAATTTCCATCAAAGCAACCAAGGAATTGAAAGCAGAAAGTACGGCAGGTGCCGAAATCAAGGCGGGCTCTGAACTCAAACTTGAAGGTACCGTCTCGGCAAAACTCAAAGCTACTCAGGTCAGCGTTGAAGCCGATGCTATGGCCGAAGTCAAAAGTAACGGTCCGGCTATGATTAAGGGAATGCCGGTTATGCTGAATTAA